The Salvelinus fontinalis isolate EN_2023a chromosome 39, ASM2944872v1, whole genome shotgun sequence genome has a window encoding:
- the LOC129838683 gene encoding muscarinic acetylcholine receptor M2-like isoform X2: MEMFNFTNFTYWNASEGTDAGPVIEPESPYKTVEVVFIVLVAGSLSLVTVIGNILVMLSIKVNRNLQTVNNYFLFSLACADLIIGLCSMNLYTVYIVIGYWPLGPVVCDLWLALDYVVSNASVMNLLIISFDRYFCVTKPLSYPVKRTTKMAGMMIAAAWVLSFILWAPAILFWQFIVGGRTVPERECYIQFFSNAAVTFGTAIAAFYLPVIIMVILYIQISIASKSRVKKETRKPSGPNLEALSHEQARGSTTAKPINNNLTAEDTEQGTTQAKDDVANQHEGKLQNGKGPSTTGGEGEMEGEDRGRENCAHGEEKESSNDSTSGSAAASNHKEEEAVPSRANCNAELVQQPTRNRAKAGGSKLTCIKIKTSSLKGDCYTPSNATVEIVHATEKQNHVARKIVKMTKQPPKKKKAPPSREKKVTRTIMAILVAFVATWTPYNVMVLINTFCSSCIPSTVWTIGYWLCYINSTINPACYALCNATFKKTFKHLLLCQYKNIRSAR, from the coding sequence ATGGAGATGTTCAATTTCACCAACTTCACCTACTGGAATGCCTCAGAAGGCACTGATGCAGGGCCTGTCATTGAACCCGAAAGCCCATACAAGACTGTGGAGGTGGTGTTCATCGTATTGGTGGCTGGGTCCCTCAGCCTTGTCACCGTTATTGGAAATATCCTGGTCATGCTTTCCATTAAGGTCAATAGGAACCTACAGACGGTCAACAACTACTTTTTATTCAGCCTTGCATGTGCTGACCTAATCATCGGGCTGTGTTCCATGAACCTGTACACAGTATACATAGTGATTGGCTACTGGCCCTTAGGGCCTGTGGTGTGTGATCTGTGGCTAGCATTGGACTATGTAGTGAGTAACGCATCTGTCATGAACCTACTCATCATCAGTTTTGACAGATACTTCTGTGTCACAAAGCCCCTCAGCTACCCTGTCAAAAGGACCACCAAGATGGCAGGGATGATGATTGCTGCTGCCTGGGTCCTGTCCTTCATTCTGTGGGCCCCGGCCATCCTATTCTGGCAGTTCATCGTGGGCGGGCGGACAGTGCCTGAGAGGGAGTGTTACATTCAGTTCTTCTCTAACGCAGCAGTCACCTTCGGCACGGCCATCGCAGCCTTCTACCTGCCCGTTATCATCATGGTCATTCTCTACATACAGATCTCTATAGCCAGTAAAAGCCGGGTGAAGAAAGAGACCAGGAAGCCGTCAGGGCCCAACCTAGAGGCCCTGTCTCACGAGCAGGCAAGGGGCAGTACTACTGCCAAGCCCATCAACaacaacctgacagcagaggacaCAGAGCAGGGCACGACCCAAGCCAAAGATGACGTGGCCAACCAGCACGAAGGTAAACTGCAGAACGGCAAGGGCCCGTCCACCacgggtggagagggggagatggagggtgagGACAGGGGTAGGGAGAACTGTGCCCacggagaggagaaagagagctcCAACGACTCGACATCTGGCAGTGCAGCTGCGTCCAACCACAAAGAAGAAGAAGCGGTGCCATCCAGAGCAAACTGCAACGCCGAGCTAGTTCAGCAGCCAACCCGCAACCGGGCCAAGGCAGGCGGCTCCAAACTCACCTGCATCAAGATTAAGACCAGTTCTCTCAAGGGGGACTGCTACACGCCCTCCAACGCCACGGTGGAGATCGTCCACGCCACGGAGAAGCAGAACCACGTGGCGCGGAAAATCGTGAAGATGACCAAGCAGCCACCCAAGAAGAAGAAAGCACCACCGTCTCGGGAGAAGAAGGTGACCCGTACCATCATGGCCATCCTGGTGGCCTTTGTGGCCACCTGGACCCCTTACAATGTCATGGTGCTCATCAACACCTTCTGCTCCAGCTGCATCCCCAGCACGGTCTGGACTATCGGCTACTGGCTGTGCTACATCAACAGCACCATCAACCCCGCCTGCTATGCCCTCTGCAATGCCACTTTCAAAAAGACATTCAAACATCTCCTCCTCTGCCAATACAAAAACATTAGGTCAGCTAGATGA
- the LOC129838683 gene encoding muscarinic acetylcholine receptor M2-like isoform X1 yields MTCSEPMPPAGSSREDVLSEHSQLQPPVSELIRRNEQAAADIFTHGEKHQNASLRWKGDSTPELQLNRRTSPRPDAMEMFNFTNFTYWNASEGTDAGPVIEPESPYKTVEVVFIVLVAGSLSLVTVIGNILVMLSIKVNRNLQTVNNYFLFSLACADLIIGLCSMNLYTVYIVIGYWPLGPVVCDLWLALDYVVSNASVMNLLIISFDRYFCVTKPLSYPVKRTTKMAGMMIAAAWVLSFILWAPAILFWQFIVGGRTVPERECYIQFFSNAAVTFGTAIAAFYLPVIIMVILYIQISIASKSRVKKETRKPSGPNLEALSHEQARGSTTAKPINNNLTAEDTEQGTTQAKDDVANQHEGKLQNGKGPSTTGGEGEMEGEDRGRENCAHGEEKESSNDSTSGSAAASNHKEEEAVPSRANCNAELVQQPTRNRAKAGGSKLTCIKIKTSSLKGDCYTPSNATVEIVHATEKQNHVARKIVKMTKQPPKKKKAPPSREKKVTRTIMAILVAFVATWTPYNVMVLINTFCSSCIPSTVWTIGYWLCYINSTINPACYALCNATFKKTFKHLLLCQYKNIRSAR; encoded by the coding sequence GTGGAAAGGCGATTCAACGCCTGAACTCCAACTGAATAGAAGAACATCCCCAAGACCAGATGCAATGGAGATGTTCAATTTCACCAACTTCACCTACTGGAATGCCTCAGAAGGCACTGATGCAGGGCCTGTCATTGAACCCGAAAGCCCATACAAGACTGTGGAGGTGGTGTTCATCGTATTGGTGGCTGGGTCCCTCAGCCTTGTCACCGTTATTGGAAATATCCTGGTCATGCTTTCCATTAAGGTCAATAGGAACCTACAGACGGTCAACAACTACTTTTTATTCAGCCTTGCATGTGCTGACCTAATCATCGGGCTGTGTTCCATGAACCTGTACACAGTATACATAGTGATTGGCTACTGGCCCTTAGGGCCTGTGGTGTGTGATCTGTGGCTAGCATTGGACTATGTAGTGAGTAACGCATCTGTCATGAACCTACTCATCATCAGTTTTGACAGATACTTCTGTGTCACAAAGCCCCTCAGCTACCCTGTCAAAAGGACCACCAAGATGGCAGGGATGATGATTGCTGCTGCCTGGGTCCTGTCCTTCATTCTGTGGGCCCCGGCCATCCTATTCTGGCAGTTCATCGTGGGCGGGCGGACAGTGCCTGAGAGGGAGTGTTACATTCAGTTCTTCTCTAACGCAGCAGTCACCTTCGGCACGGCCATCGCAGCCTTCTACCTGCCCGTTATCATCATGGTCATTCTCTACATACAGATCTCTATAGCCAGTAAAAGCCGGGTGAAGAAAGAGACCAGGAAGCCGTCAGGGCCCAACCTAGAGGCCCTGTCTCACGAGCAGGCAAGGGGCAGTACTACTGCCAAGCCCATCAACaacaacctgacagcagaggacaCAGAGCAGGGCACGACCCAAGCCAAAGATGACGTGGCCAACCAGCACGAAGGTAAACTGCAGAACGGCAAGGGCCCGTCCACCacgggtggagagggggagatggagggtgagGACAGGGGTAGGGAGAACTGTGCCCacggagaggagaaagagagctcCAACGACTCGACATCTGGCAGTGCAGCTGCGTCCAACCACAAAGAAGAAGAAGCGGTGCCATCCAGAGCAAACTGCAACGCCGAGCTAGTTCAGCAGCCAACCCGCAACCGGGCCAAGGCAGGCGGCTCCAAACTCACCTGCATCAAGATTAAGACCAGTTCTCTCAAGGGGGACTGCTACACGCCCTCCAACGCCACGGTGGAGATCGTCCACGCCACGGAGAAGCAGAACCACGTGGCGCGGAAAATCGTGAAGATGACCAAGCAGCCACCCAAGAAGAAGAAAGCACCACCGTCTCGGGAGAAGAAGGTGACCCGTACCATCATGGCCATCCTGGTGGCCTTTGTGGCCACCTGGACCCCTTACAATGTCATGGTGCTCATCAACACCTTCTGCTCCAGCTGCATCCCCAGCACGGTCTGGACTATCGGCTACTGGCTGTGCTACATCAACAGCACCATCAACCCCGCCTGCTATGCCCTCTGCAATGCCACTTTCAAAAAGACATTCAAACATCTCCTCCTCTGCCAATACAAAAACATTAGGTCAGCTAGATGA